The Rhopalosiphum maidis isolate BTI-1 chromosome 4, ASM367621v3, whole genome shotgun sequence region acatcaaataattagttttaatccGGGAAACTTAGTTCTtattaaatttccattttCAGAAGTAGGGAAATCTCCAAAATATAGAGGTTCTTTTAAAATCTTAGAAAAAATCAATGACCTAAATTATAAAGTCGaacttattttagataataaagtaACTGAAGATATAATCCATGTTAGGCATCTTAAACCATATCACTCAAgagaaaacattaataattaattatcatgaataaataataataagttaaatatcagatatataacaaaaaagaaataaatatataacaaataaattataaataataagatcataaaattatacagaacaatttaataatcatattataatcaaataaaaacataatttaaataatataaaaaaaaaacgcagaaataataagtaataaaaaaaactaggtatttaaaaagtattattttatacaaaaagaaaaggggttaatgataaaataaataaaataaaataataataataaaaaataaaaaaagaagagggaaaaaataataaatattaataatattagttttaactttaaaactatttacactATATTACGTTTGTTTTAGCAgccattgtattttatgttatacatttataagatTGTAAGACAagcatattatagttaaccTTCAACATATTCATAATGAACTTCACACCTCTCATTATCATTTTACAACTACACATGGTACATGGATTTATTGCGTATGGCTGTAATGGATCCAAACTCAACATAACAGCATTTAATAGCTTGTCTGTGGAACCATGCGAAACACCATCAGAAATCCACACCCAATCAATTCAACGAATTCAACTTCTACAAAAAACAGATACCTACCAAATaccttataaaacatgttcgataataataaactattttataagtaggtgTTCAATTTTAGAAGATGCCCAAATGGTAGAAAATGGTTTTTTCACAGAAATAACTGAATTAGGCAGTGCCCGATGTTCTGAATTACACCAGAGACTAACATACTATCTAGCAAACGGAGGAATAATTACAGGCTTAAAAGTTAACGAGACTATACTATCATCCGTTACAGTAGTCGGTTTTGTAGATAGACATGGCAACTGCAAAGGCTCTACATTTTCATCGGAGAAAGGCACATGGCAAGAGGTTATAGTTCAagctaattataaaatcactcTTACCGAAGGGTTAGCCATAGTAAACCactaacaaaatacattaaccCTCCCAACCGGTTCAACCTTAAAATTAGCCCACCAATACGGTTTGGATACTTATAAATGAGAGGTAGTGTGGAACGCAAATACTTATGATTGTGAAACTCATgagttcattattttatatgacgaACCTGCTTCATTAATAACTTCGAACAATAACAAAACCACTCGAACATACCTAGTGGAATTGGACCAAATCGTTTTTGCGTTACAGCACGTAAGATCaacatatataagtaatataccaACTATACAAACTGATCATTCTCAATTAACCATAATTACacgttcattattttttaattattttaaaaacaaagacATACATCCACAAAACATAGATTTAGTggcttatataaatactaaattgttatacattgACAACCGTTTCAAAGCATCGATAACAACTTTATACACAGATccaatacaaaaacaatgcGAATTAGAACGTAAAGCGCTGCTACACAAACTATCATAAGCCACATATAGTTAATCCGAATTCGCATACCATATGTGCGAAGGACCCGGTTATACGGCATTAAAGGATGGGGAAATCATTTATCTACTAAAATGTAAACCAGTAGAAGTGGAAATATCATCAAAAAACGCAATACcagttatttacaataatcaatCATACTTCATGGCTCCTAAAACAAGGACCCTACAAAAATTTGGCACAGAATTAGATTGTAATCACTTTTTACCATCTGCATTTTTACTTGATGGAGAATGGTATACTACATCGCAAAATatttgagaaataaaaaaaccacacACTCTTAAGCCTTCCACGAAATGGACACGGACATACAAAagtattgaacatttaatgACAGCAGGAATTTACAATTATGACACTATGAaaaattttgaacaatatttaatactacctCAAGAAATAGAAGCATCACAAAAAAATTTGGCAAGACAAACCATGGGTTTCCCAATAATGGATCACAGGTTAAATCTAAACGCATTAATTGACGCAAACACTATTAGTAATATGGTTGACAATAAACTAAGAAAAATGTGGGGATGGTTTACCATTTTTGGTGAATTTATTTCCGGATTATTAGGAATATTCTTTAtatggaaaataattctaaccTGCATTAACACAGGACTTAACATTTCTCTTTTATACCAAACTTTTGGATTAAGCATAAAATTAGTAGCAGGAGTATTTACAAGCATTACTCATTTCATTATGCACAACGCAAGTCAAAATCAACAACAGCAAGAGCAAGAGCAACAAAATCAACCACTACTGactttaaatcaaaatcacaACCCACGAGACAAAGTCAATAAATCAATCACAAACTCAAAGCAAAAAAGCTTATACCcaaatatcagaaaattatctatatgaacacatattaaaacatttcaaaatccAATTTCACAGTcatatgcaatataatttttaaaaaaatatagtcaacATTGAACATAATTACCAGGTCacaatatgcatttttattgaaaaaaaaaaaaaaatgtaatattatctcaATATGTTACACATTATAGttcattacttatatttttaacattacggtatataatttatattcttcaTTGTATAACTTTCTTTTCctaataatttggttttatatgatatgctTACATTCTAATGTGAGAAcgcatcaaaaaaaaaaaggctaGGGTGGATGTAATGATGTGCGCTTAGCCAtcatatatcttaaattttaaatgtataataaataatattcaaaaaaatacaataaaatatataagataaaactcacacatatgtacatatacacacgcacacactctTAACTGTATAAGAATTAGATATATAAGAAGACTATTAGTTGCCGACAGGCCCTGTGTGTTGTTGCCGTCTTTTTGTATAAGGATTCATAAGTGAGTGTAAAAGACTACAGATCGTTATACAAAAggcatatacaattatttaattgtgaaacatttgttaaaatataattcatgtgcttataaaataaaataaaatataaataaatagttaatttaaaaaaaagggtgtaattattttaatatataaatcaatcacATCACGAATAATCTTAAATACGAACTGCGATTGCAACAAGCAAGTCCACACAGGAATCAGAGAGGTAATATCatcaagttataattattcaacaagtaatgatttagaaatatataatagtcccCGATTAACTTACCAGCATTTTCTCTATCATTACAGtagatttattgaaataatgtaaaagtatttaaaaatattaagatatgcatattttattatactttataataaaataaccaaccttataaatagtgaaaattttttagtatattgcataataatatgaacaaattaaatatgattgaactatttttatttttcaatattactcattagtaaataatgatcttaaaataactaagtaaatattactaaGTAATCTTGCTAATACATCATGTTTTCAATTCTTTGGCAGCTTTTAACTTTTCCATTTCTTTTTCAACATAATCTTCTAAATCATCTAATGGCTTGTATTGGTTGTGAACAAGTTGTGATCCAAACATCATAGAGGTTATGGCCATTAGTGAAAATTTCACATAAGTTACAATTGATATATTTCCAGACATTAGCGT contains the following coding sequences:
- the LOC113556661 gene encoding uncharacterized protein LOC113556661, producing the protein MSGNISIVTYVKFSLMAITSMMFGSQLVHNQYKPLDDLEDYVEKEMEKLKAAKELKT